In Anaerolineae bacterium, a genomic segment contains:
- a CDS encoding dihydrodipicolinate synthase family protein, with translation MKTLGIVVPIVTPCTRTGEPDLDGFRAVCHYVLGAGCHSIFVGGSTGRGPWFSRRDRAGVCRAAADFIGPDTPLLAGCMATGLDDMLENARAMADAGAHLAVATAPGYFDYSQAEIETILTKFADASPLPVVIYDIPVFAKVKLDWEMVQRLARHENIIGFKDSSGDFSRFKSPVRLVDEIPDFQLLQGKERSLVDSLLAGAKGFVVSMVQVDARPYVALYHAVQAKEIAPAHRLQAAASRAMDLFDQVIAQRPATSTLFHFLNWALQHRHICNNILLPHEGDCPQMISDMAGQTIRIYEEAIQTVQSRGG, from the coding sequence ATGAAAACATTAGGCATTGTTGTCCCCATTGTAACCCCCTGCACCCGTACCGGCGAACCGGATTTGGACGGTTTCAGGGCTGTCTGTCATTACGTTTTGGGTGCAGGTTGTCATAGTATTTTTGTGGGCGGCAGCACGGGGCGAGGTCCCTGGTTTAGCCGCCGCGACCGGGCCGGGGTCTGCCGGGCGGCAGCCGACTTTATTGGCCCCGATACGCCCTTGCTGGCCGGCTGTATGGCGACCGGACTGGACGATATGTTAGAAAATGCCCGGGCGATGGCTGACGCCGGCGCTCACCTTGCCGTGGCAACGGCGCCGGGATATTTTGATTACAGCCAGGCGGAAATAGAAACCATCCTTACGAAATTTGCCGATGCCAGCCCCCTGCCTGTGGTAATCTATGATATTCCGGTATTTGCCAAAGTGAAACTGGATTGGGAAATGGTGCAGCGCCTGGCCCGCCATGAAAATATCATTGGGTTCAAGGATTCCAGCGGCGACTTCAGCCGCTTCAAATCCCCCGTCAGGCTTGTGGATGAAATTCCCGATTTCCAGTTGCTGCAAGGTAAAGAGAGATCTTTGGTTGATTCCCTGCTGGCCGGGGCAAAGGGCTTTGTCGTCAGTATGGTCCAGGTTGATGCCCGACCGTACGTGGCCCTTTATCACGCTGTGCAGGCTAAAGAAATAGCGCCGGCTCACCGGCTTCAGGCCGCCGCCAGCCGGGCGATGGACCTGTTTGATCAGGTGATAGCGCAGCGACCGGCCACCTCAACGCTATTTCATTTCCTCAATTGGGCCTTGCAACATCGCCATATCTGTAACAACATTCTGTTGCCCCACGAGGGTGATTGTCCCCAGATGATTAGTGATATGGCCGGTCAGACAATTAGAATTTACGAGGAGGCGATCCAAACAGTTCAGAGCCGGGGTGGCTGA
- a CDS encoding N-acetyltransferase, translating to MNFTTEKMHPPEDWPTVQAIYREGLDTGQATFETKVPDWAAWDKNHLPDCRLVAKSNGLVVGWAALSPVSRRFVYRGVAEVSIYLAAAARGQGIGKALLQALIAESERAGIWTLQAGIFPENIASLTLHQACGFREVGVRERIGQMNGVWRDVVLLERRSKVAGI from the coding sequence ATGAACTTCACTACAGAAAAAATGCACCCCCCAGAAGACTGGCCAACCGTGCAAGCCATCTACCGGGAGGGGCTGGATACGGGCCAGGCCACCTTTGAAACAAAGGTCCCTGATTGGGCGGCGTGGGATAAAAACCACTTGCCGGATTGCCGGCTGGTGGCCAAAAGCAATGGGTTGGTGGTGGGTTGGGCGGCCTTGAGTCCGGTGTCGCGGCGGTTTGTTTACCGGGGCGTGGCCGAGGTGAGCATTTACCTGGCGGCGGCAGCCAGGGGGCAGGGTATCGGCAAGGCGCTGCTGCAAGCCTTGATTGCCGAATCGGAACGGGCCGGAATATGGACGCTGCAAGCAGGCATTTTTCCCGAAAACATCGCCAGCCTTACGTTGCACCAAGCCTGCGGCTTTCGAGAAGTGGGCGTCAGAGAACGGATTGGCCAGATGAACGGCGTGTGGCGAGATGTAGTGTTGCTGGAGCGGCGGAGTAAAGTGGCGGGGATTTAA
- a CDS encoding CBS domain-containing protein — MHVIVTHPNADFDAIASLLGAWRLYPDAAPVLPNTVNRNVRDFITLYENQLPFVRLSELERKPISRVTLVDTQQPPTLKGVGPDTPLHIIDHHELHQRPAPATTVSLADTGATATLLVEQIRKASLPLSSIEATLFLLGIYEDTGSLTYANTTPRDLQAASWLLSEKGARLDIMREYLNYAMSDAQKLLYEQLVENLETRTTHGHTVIIGLASIDRYVEEVSTLAHRLRDLYQPEALFIFIEMSDHVQMVARSTSEAIDVAHIAEFFGGGGHPRAAAALIKEKSLPDLRKELLKLLELEVQPATTVAQVMSRGARTLAPTHTVRHAAEMMNRYGHEGFPVVDPNTGQIVGVLSRREIDKACRHRLEGAVISQFMKKGEFFVTPADGIDAVQKLMTEQGIGQVPVLNHSGGEVMGIVTRTDLINLWQMANGEAPAAPNLTPQLEEALSPPLLQLLREAGELAVGQGDTLYLVGGFVRDLLLTMLAEDDDAAKARVSPRFDLDLVVEGDAIMLARQLSERRGGRVHSHSRFGTAKWILADPIPFAPPSGDNRATLASLDFVTARTEFYRHPSALPEVEQSSIRQDLHRRDFTINTLALRLAPDCFGELLDFYGGQNDLEVRLIRVLHSLSFVEDPTRMLRAARLLARLEFTLEERTAELLKNALDLLRRVSGERIFNELALIFRERHPEKALGELDRLGILAAIHPGLLVDEWLIERVKLLRHLAETPWAEITPDTAHYLGLMSFWLAGDELAELMQRLNLRSDQRAMLNSAYQIRSNRAAIAGAKKASRLYQHLASTSDDARLIAWLALQGEDDAVCRQLARFQTELRDVTPVIDGNYLRQEFQLQPGPLYRVILETLRNARLDGLVSTLANERALVDQLLSEQR; from the coding sequence ATGCACGTCATCGTCACTCATCCCAACGCAGATTTCGACGCCATCGCTTCCTTGCTGGGCGCATGGCGGCTTTACCCTGACGCTGCGCCGGTGTTGCCCAACACGGTCAACCGGAACGTGCGAGATTTTATTACCCTCTATGAAAATCAGCTACCCTTTGTGCGCCTGAGCGAATTGGAGCGCAAACCGATCAGCCGGGTTACCCTGGTTGATACGCAGCAGCCACCTACTCTCAAAGGGGTGGGGCCAGACACGCCTCTGCATATCATTGACCATCACGAACTGCACCAACGCCCTGCCCCGGCTACAACCGTCAGCCTGGCCGATACCGGCGCCACCGCCACCCTGCTGGTTGAACAAATCCGCAAGGCCTCTCTACCGCTCTCGTCAATCGAGGCCACCCTGTTTTTGTTGGGCATCTACGAAGACACCGGCTCGCTGACCTACGCCAATACCACCCCCCGCGACCTGCAAGCCGCTTCCTGGTTGTTGTCGGAAAAAGGCGCGCGCCTTGACATCATGCGCGAGTATCTCAATTACGCCATGAGTGACGCCCAAAAACTATTATATGAGCAGTTGGTGGAAAACCTGGAAACCCGTACCACCCACGGCCACACCGTTATCATTGGCCTGGCCAGTATTGACCGTTACGTGGAAGAAGTGAGCACCTTGGCGCATCGTTTGCGCGACTTATACCAGCCGGAAGCCCTGTTTATTTTCATTGAGATGAGCGACCATGTGCAGATGGTGGCTCGTTCCACCAGCGAGGCCATTGATGTAGCCCATATCGCCGAGTTTTTTGGCGGCGGCGGTCATCCCCGGGCCGCGGCGGCGCTCATTAAAGAAAAATCGCTGCCCGACCTGCGTAAAGAGCTGCTCAAATTGCTGGAACTGGAAGTGCAGCCGGCCACCACCGTGGCCCAGGTAATGTCCAGGGGCGCACGTACCCTGGCCCCTACTCACACGGTGCGCCACGCCGCCGAAATGATGAACCGTTACGGCCACGAGGGTTTTCCGGTAGTTGATCCAAACACGGGCCAAATTGTGGGCGTGCTCTCGCGCCGGGAAATTGACAAAGCTTGCCGCCACCGGCTGGAAGGCGCGGTTATCAGCCAGTTCATGAAAAAAGGTGAGTTTTTTGTCACGCCCGCCGATGGCATTGACGCCGTGCAAAAGCTGATGACCGAACAGGGTATCGGCCAGGTGCCGGTGCTCAACCACTCCGGCGGCGAAGTGATGGGCATTGTCACCCGCACCGATTTGATCAACCTGTGGCAGATGGCCAACGGCGAAGCGCCGGCGGCGCCCAACCTCACCCCGCAATTAGAAGAAGCCCTCTCGCCGCCACTGCTGCAATTATTGCGCGAGGCTGGCGAGTTGGCCGTGGGCCAGGGCGACACCCTCTATCTGGTGGGCGGGTTTGTGCGCGACCTGCTGCTGACCATGTTGGCCGAGGATGACGACGCGGCCAAAGCCAGGGTCAGCCCGCGCTTTGATCTGGATTTGGTGGTGGAAGGGGACGCCATTATGCTGGCGCGGCAGCTGAGCGAACGGCGTGGCGGGCGAGTCCACAGCCATAGCCGTTTTGGCACGGCTAAATGGATTTTGGCCGACCCTATTCCTTTTGCTCCGCCTTCCGGCGACAACAGGGCCACGCTGGCCTCGCTTGACTTTGTGACCGCCCGCACCGAATTCTATCGCCATCCCTCGGCTTTGCCGGAAGTGGAGCAAAGTTCCATCCGGCAAGACCTGCATCGCCGTGATTTTACCATCAATACCCTGGCCCTGCGCCTGGCCCCCGACTGTTTTGGCGAATTGCTTGACTTTTACGGCGGCCAGAACGATCTGGAGGTACGGCTCATCCGGGTACTGCATAGTCTCAGTTTTGTGGAAGACCCCACCCGCATGCTGCGCGCCGCCCGGCTGCTGGCTCGTTTGGAGTTTACCCTGGAAGAGCGCACCGCCGAATTATTAAAAAATGCCCTGGACCTGCTCCGCCGGGTTAGCGGCGAGCGTATTTTTAACGAATTGGCCTTGATTTTTCGGGAAAGGCATCCCGAAAAAGCTTTGGGGGAACTCGACCGGCTGGGGATTTTAGCGGCTATTCATCCCGGTCTGCTGGTTGACGAGTGGCTCATCGAGCGGGTGAAGCTGTTGCGTCACCTGGCCGAAACGCCCTGGGCTGAAATCACACCTGATACGGCGCACTATTTGGGTTTGATGTCCTTTTGGCTGGCCGGCGACGAGTTGGCCGAATTGATGCAGCGCCTGAACCTGCGTTCCGACCAGCGGGCGATGCTCAACAGCGCCTATCAAATCAGGTCGAATCGCGCGGCCATTGCCGGAGCCAAAAAAGCCAGCCGTCTCTATCAACACCTGGCCTCCACCTCCGACGACGCCCGGCTGATTGCCTGGCTGGCCCTGCAAGGCGAGGATGACGCGGTGTGCCGGCAACTGGCCCGTTTCCAGACCGAGCTACGCGATGTGACGCCAGTGATTGACGGCAACTATCTGCGGCAAGAATTCCAACTCCAGCCCGGCCCTCTCTACCGGGTCATTCTGGAAACTCTCCGTAATGCGCGGCTGGATGGCCTGGTGTCCACCCTGGCCAATGAACGGGCGCTGGTGGATCAGCTACTATCCGAACAGAGGTGA
- a CDS encoding glycosyltransferase family 39 protein: MIKPIPPELRYAAVLILLAFLSGWVWLQAFSVRLDDMAERLVLAIGLSLALTTLAAMLAVYLPGPLTDSQLLIINNVLIGGGLIIIWRQRGGTRSPVARNFTLIFVALVILAAALRLPRLGYAEFHEDEAEALMLGVRLLQGEDYALFLHRKGPAQMLTPVSFWLLTGRLDETLARFPFAFSSILSATTLFFMGRRWFNWPAGLIAGLLWAVNGYAIGFGRMVQYQALIFFLGPLAIYCLYLAWQENQPRLQIPAAILLAACLLAHFDALLLLPAAGYLIWLNLNRQIKEQPSKAVTVLAVLLFLALLAAFYIPYLLDPEFEHTVSYLAESRVKPGFLYNNLKLLRRLDQDYSSHFYLPLVALGLLSFAVGQTLGFAQKWRWAALGLALLGGSTLWRPEVWQSGSSSLAGLPWLLLGLIYIWLSPSLESRTAWLMVGLPFIGYVFLVDDPRTHLYIIYPGAALLAGAGWAILTGKTTGWRREDKGTNILTTSPPSMLGLAAKVFGLIIGVLLVTLVVVYNVAVFLQTETSFSRLQTQWESSNWEMIYDDLPQPRTYFGYPKREGWKTIGALRAQGHFSGDFRSINEDFIIPIWYNYGQARSCYNTPAHFFVRSTGDEPPSTEYVETGQVQREGEVRLRIFSKQAETLINSPVYPLEKYEDTFDQLATPLQFAQQAEPTQKGDAQFGSAIKFVGYNLPTTTVAAGETLYLDLYWQALENPGRDYRAFVHLTDGATLWGQQDDDPACRLPTSIWRAGQRGMGQFRLPVNPETPPGHYPLIIGLYRADTLERLKITGGAGQPGDDFLWLRDIEITRR; the protein is encoded by the coding sequence ATGATCAAACCAATCCCTCCAGAATTACGCTATGCCGCAGTCCTGATTTTGCTGGCCTTTTTGTCTGGTTGGGTCTGGCTGCAAGCTTTTTCGGTGCGGTTGGATGATATGGCCGAACGCCTGGTGCTGGCGATTGGATTGTCCCTGGCCCTGACCACGCTGGCCGCGATGCTGGCCGTTTACCTGCCCGGCCCTCTCACCGACAGCCAATTACTTATCATCAACAATGTGCTCATCGGCGGGGGCTTGATCATTATTTGGCGGCAGCGCGGCGGCACTCGCTCTCCTGTTGCCCGAAATTTCACCTTGATCTTTGTGGCCCTGGTGATTTTGGCCGCCGCGCTGCGCCTGCCCCGGTTAGGCTACGCCGAATTTCACGAGGACGAAGCCGAAGCCCTGATGCTGGGCGTGCGCCTGCTGCAAGGCGAAGATTACGCCCTCTTTTTGCACCGCAAAGGCCCGGCGCAGATGCTTACGCCGGTCTCCTTTTGGTTGCTGACCGGCCGCCTTGACGAAACTCTGGCCCGCTTCCCCTTTGCCTTCAGCAGCATCTTGAGCGCAACTACTCTCTTTTTCATGGGGCGGCGCTGGTTCAACTGGCCGGCGGGCCTCATCGCCGGGCTGCTGTGGGCGGTCAATGGCTACGCCATTGGTTTTGGGCGGATGGTGCAATACCAGGCCCTCATCTTTTTCTTGGGGCCGCTGGCAATTTATTGTCTCTACCTGGCCTGGCAAGAGAACCAACCCCGTCTGCAAATTCCGGCCGCCATCCTGCTGGCCGCCTGTCTGCTGGCTCATTTCGACGCGCTGCTGTTGCTGCCGGCTGCGGGCTACTTGATTTGGCTTAACCTGAACAGGCAAATAAAAGAGCAACCCAGCAAGGCCGTCACGGTTCTGGCAGTACTTCTTTTTCTGGCTCTATTGGCCGCTTTTTACATCCCTTACCTGCTTGATCCTGAATTTGAGCATACTGTTTCCTACCTGGCCGAATCGCGCGTTAAGCCGGGTTTCCTTTACAACAACCTCAAGCTATTGCGGCGACTGGACCAAGATTATAGTTCTCACTTTTACTTGCCGCTGGTGGCCCTGGGCCTGCTCAGTTTTGCCGTTGGGCAGACGTTGGGTTTTGCCCAAAAATGGCGCTGGGCGGCGCTGGGTCTGGCGCTTTTAGGCGGGTCTACCCTGTGGCGACCAGAAGTTTGGCAGAGCGGTTCATCGAGCCTGGCCGGATTACCCTGGCTGTTGCTGGGCCTGATCTATATCTGGCTTTCTCCCTCCCTTGAGAGCAGAACAGCCTGGCTCATGGTTGGCCTGCCCTTTATCGGCTACGTTTTTTTGGTAGACGATCCGCGCACGCATCTTTACATTATTTACCCCGGCGCGGCGCTACTGGCCGGGGCAGGCTGGGCTATTCTGACCGGCAAAACGACAGGCTGGCGGCGTGAGGACAAAGGGACAAACATTTTGACGACAAGTCCTCCTTCAATGCTGGGCCTTGCGGCTAAAGTTTTTGGATTAATCATCGGTGTTCTGCTGGTGACTCTGGTTGTGGTTTATAATGTTGCCGTTTTTCTACAAACTGAAACGTCTTTTTCCAGGCTGCAAACGCAATGGGAATCCTCAAACTGGGAAATGATTTACGACGACTTGCCCCAACCAAGAACCTATTTTGGCTACCCCAAACGTGAAGGCTGGAAAACAATTGGCGCCCTGCGGGCGCAAGGTCACTTTTCCGGCGACTTTCGCAGCATAAACGAGGATTTTATTATTCCCATCTGGTACAACTATGGCCAGGCTCGCTCTTGTTACAATACCCCGGCCCATTTTTTTGTTCGCTCTACCGGGGACGAGCCGCCCTCTACCGAATACGTTGAAACAGGGCAAGTGCAACGAGAGGGCGAAGTTCGCCTGCGCATCTTCTCCAAGCAGGCAGAAACTCTGATCAATTCACCTGTTTACCCCCTGGAAAAGTACGAAGATACTTTTGACCAACTGGCCACCCCGCTCCAATTTGCCCAACAAGCCGAACCAACCCAAAAAGGGGATGCTCAATTTGGTTCGGCCATCAAGTTTGTGGGGTATAACCTGCCCACGACCACTGTTGCCGCTGGCGAAACCCTTTATCTTGATCTATACTGGCAGGCCCTGGAAAATCCGGGCAGGGATTACCGGGCTTTTGTTCATTTGACCGACGGCGCAACCCTGTGGGGCCAGCAAGACGACGACCCAGCCTGCCGCCTGCCCACCTCCATCTGGCGAGCCGGGCAGCGAGGGATGGGTCAATTCCGCCTGCCGGTCAACCCGGAAACGCCGCCGGGACACTACCCCTTGATCATCGGCCTGTACCGGGCCGACACGCTGGAACGCCTAAAAATAACCGGCGGGGCCGGCCAACCGGGCGACGATTTTTTGTGGCTAAGAGATATTGAGATCACCAGGAGATAA
- a CDS encoding SGNH/GDSL hydrolase family protein gives MTSSTKFKFSRARRISAGILLALTSVCITTLLLELAVRLLLPPPYSVDTGQFFTCHPTYGWIGTPHFHGVIESEQYQEELTFNSLGMHDTEHALEKSPHTFRILVLGDSFTHALQVDETQTTHQVLEDLLNNQGQGEENFEVISGGVVNWGTNQQLVYYREQGRYYNPDLVVLMFFIGNDLADNLPGNALTIKGFNCYAPYLALCDNELNPTPLTYAPGFSRLQNNCSLLRRTLIQGMGALYQHSRLYQQIEPLLVAHWPREQFGQNYPLFYTALYLPHEEFELEQAYQITQATLVQLQQEVEADGARFAIALISPWPVVQLAVLSPAEWEIFLRDNPTLAEAQVDRPNHRLAEFFDRHDIAYLDLTTPMVDYSAANARVPLYFIGEGHWTVEGNRVAAETLFQWLMKNNFLETESANNQN, from the coding sequence TTGACCTCATCTACAAAATTTAAATTTTCGCGGGCCAGAAGAATATCGGCCGGTATTTTGTTGGCCCTAACCAGTGTGTGCATCACCACCTTGTTACTTGAGTTGGCGGTTCGCCTGCTGCTGCCGCCGCCCTACAGTGTAGACACCGGGCAATTTTTTACCTGTCATCCTACTTACGGCTGGATCGGCACGCCGCACTTTCACGGCGTCATCGAGAGCGAGCAATATCAAGAGGAATTGACCTTTAACTCGCTGGGCATGCACGATACCGAACATGCCCTGGAAAAATCGCCCCATACCTTTCGTATCCTGGTGTTGGGCGACTCTTTTACGCACGCCCTTCAGGTGGACGAAACTCAAACCACCCACCAGGTTCTGGAAGACCTGCTCAACAACCAGGGGCAGGGGGAAGAAAACTTTGAGGTAATTAGCGGCGGAGTGGTCAACTGGGGCACCAATCAACAACTGGTCTACTACCGGGAACAGGGACGTTATTATAACCCGGACCTGGTGGTACTGATGTTTTTCATCGGCAACGACCTGGCCGACAACCTGCCCGGCAACGCCCTGACCATAAAAGGATTTAACTGCTACGCCCCCTACCTTGCTCTGTGCGACAACGAACTGAACCCCACTCCCCTGACCTACGCCCCTGGCTTTAGCAGGCTACAGAACAATTGCTCACTCTTACGGCGCACCCTGATCCAGGGAATGGGCGCGCTCTACCAGCACTCCCGCCTGTACCAACAAATCGAACCGCTCCTCGTGGCCCATTGGCCCCGTGAACAATTTGGACAAAACTATCCCCTTTTCTATACGGCGCTCTACTTGCCCCACGAGGAATTTGAGTTAGAGCAAGCGTATCAAATTACCCAGGCCACCTTGGTCCAATTACAACAAGAAGTTGAGGCCGATGGCGCCCGGTTTGCCATAGCCCTCATTAGTCCCTGGCCGGTCGTCCAGTTGGCGGTGCTGTCACCGGCAGAGTGGGAAATTTTTTTAAGAGACAATCCCACCCTGGCCGAAGCGCAAGTTGACCGTCCCAATCACCGGCTGGCCGAGTTTTTTGATCGCCACGATATAGCCTATCTTGATTTGACTACTCCCATGGTTGACTACTCAGCCGCTAACGCCCGCGTCCCCTTGTATTTTATTGGCGAAGGACATTGGACTGTTGAGGGCAATCGGGTGGCGGCGGAAACATTGTTCCAATGGCTGATGAAAAATAATTTTCTTGAAACAGAATCGGCCAACAACCAAAATTGA
- a CDS encoding glycosyltransferase family 2 protein, translated as MPAYNAAQTLAVTYESIPREVVDKVILTDDVSEDETVEIARKLGLKTIIHVQNKGYGGNQKTSYLEALKEGATIVVMLHPDNQYDATRIPALIEPIRRGAYDMMIGSRFLGRDTLKGGMPFYKFIGNRFLTWLENLVLGQNLSEYHSGFRAYSRQFLTTIPFVLNSNDFVFDSEVLAQATAFNFKIGEIAVPTRYFKEASSINFKRSTVYGLSTVWTMAKFLLFKMGLSKSPQFTKTLPQVISRYHWAEIEKGA; from the coding sequence ATGCCCGCCTATAACGCCGCCCAAACCTTAGCAGTTACTTATGAAAGCATTCCCAGGGAAGTGGTGGATAAAGTGATCTTAACAGACGACGTTAGTGAAGATGAAACCGTGGAGATTGCCCGCAAGCTGGGCTTAAAAACCATAATTCACGTGCAAAACAAGGGCTATGGCGGCAATCAAAAAACCAGTTACCTGGAGGCGCTTAAGGAGGGGGCGACCATTGTGGTGATGCTGCACCCCGACAACCAATACGACGCCACCCGGATTCCCGCGCTCATTGAGCCAATCCGGCGTGGCGCGTATGATATGATGATTGGCTCCCGCTTTCTGGGCCGGGACACTCTGAAAGGAGGCATGCCGTTTTATAAATTCATCGGCAACCGTTTTTTGACCTGGTTGGAAAATTTGGTGCTGGGCCAGAACCTGAGCGAATATCATTCCGGTTTCAGGGCCTATAGCCGCCAGTTTTTAACCACTATCCCCTTTGTGCTCAATTCCAATGATTTTGTTTTTGACAGCGAGGTTTTGGCCCAGGCCACTGCCTTTAATTTCAAAATTGGCGAAATTGCTGTGCCCACCCGCTACTTCAAAGAGGCCTCCTCCATCAATTTCAAACGCAGCACGGTTTACGGCCTATCCACCGTGTGGACGATGGCCAAATTTTTGCTTTTCAAAATGGGCCTGTCCAAAAGCCCCCAATTTACCAAAACCTTGCCCCAGGTCATTAGTCGTTATCATTGGGCCGAAATTGAAAAGGGCGCATAA
- a CDS encoding glycosyltransferase family 39 protein — MVPPQTTRFFLIVITLFSFCLRLWGIQFGLPFAYHPDEQQYILPAIGVVSGNFQPLAYYNPTLYPYFIGVVYTLTYAGLKLFNAFPAFFDLNAAWSEPMLPWITGLVYLARYTSVAMGVLTTLMVYHLGRRAYSRETGLGAAIIFGLAFLPAREAHFAVSDAPVALGAAVTLYFCLNIVKRAHPSDYLWAGLTLGLSAATKYSAGLLALPLGAAHLLSQRYQHWPERLRRLWLVGLAGLIAIASYLLVSPYTLWQREEFWADFSENLQSAQTGFLGLDLDPAGGAFFYLKGLIWGFGWPLFVLFLVAGLFALWRHRRADLVLFALPLIGFFYLQRQEMYFVRWLTPLLPPMAVLAAETIWVGVKRWSFSTLLRFVQNDPWPKFLGLLVMLLLTLPSTYVALCADHVFSQLDTRTEALHWISQNIPPGSNLAAAVLAPPWGPPLAMPGLKIGPYNFVPVPDGGVAEVDLQQYRAWGVQYVIASSFHYARPLRDKAHQAQLAARMQALDENAALIALFQPYVAEYDGFFYHDQVFGPADDTLYRRRPGPIIKIYRLP; from the coding sequence ATGGTACCACCCCAAACAACCCGCTTTTTCTTAATTGTCATCACGCTCTTTAGCTTTTGCCTTCGGCTCTGGGGCATTCAATTTGGCCTGCCATTTGCTTACCACCCCGACGAACAGCAATACATTCTGCCCGCCATCGGCGTTGTTTCCGGAAATTTTCAACCCCTGGCCTACTATAATCCAACCCTGTACCCTTATTTTATTGGCGTGGTCTACACCTTAACTTACGCGGGCCTAAAACTTTTTAACGCTTTCCCCGCTTTTTTTGACTTGAACGCCGCCTGGAGCGAGCCGATGTTGCCCTGGATTACCGGCCTGGTGTACCTGGCCCGTTACACCAGTGTGGCGATGGGCGTTTTGACCACCTTAATGGTTTATCATTTGGGCCGGCGCGCCTACAGCCGCGAAACCGGCCTGGGCGCGGCCATCATTTTTGGCCTGGCTTTTCTCCCGGCCCGAGAAGCCCATTTTGCCGTAAGCGACGCGCCGGTGGCCCTGGGCGCGGCCGTAACCCTCTATTTTTGCCTCAACATTGTCAAACGCGCTCATCCATCTGATTATTTATGGGCGGGTCTAACCTTGGGCCTCTCCGCCGCCACCAAATATTCAGCCGGATTATTGGCGCTGCCGTTGGGCGCGGCCCATCTCCTCAGTCAAAGGTATCAACATTGGCCGGAGCGCCTCCGCCGGCTCTGGTTGGTTGGGCTGGCCGGTTTAATAGCGATTGCCAGCTATTTGCTGGTTTCCCCCTACACGTTGTGGCAACGAGAAGAATTTTGGGCCGATTTCAGTGAAAATCTTCAGTCGGCGCAAACCGGCTTTTTGGGGCTTGATCTCGATCCGGCTGGCGGAGCATTTTTTTATCTAAAAGGCTTGATCTGGGGATTTGGTTGGCCGCTGTTTGTGCTTTTCCTGGTCGCCGGGTTATTTGCCCTGTGGCGACATCGCCGCGCCGACTTGGTGTTGTTCGCCTTGCCCCTCATCGGTTTTTTCTATTTACAGCGACAAGAAATGTACTTTGTGCGCTGGTTAACGCCGCTACTCCCGCCAATGGCCGTATTGGCTGCCGAAACAATTTGGGTGGGGGTCAAACGGTGGAGCTTTTCCACCTTGTTGCGTTTCGTTCAGAATGATCCCTGGCCCAAGTTTCTGGGGTTACTGGTTATGCTTTTGTTGACCCTCCCCTCAACCTACGTGGCCTTATGCGCCGATCATGTTTTTAGCCAGCTCGACACCCGCACGGAGGCTTTGCATTGGATTAGTCAAAATATTCCGCCGGGTAGTAACCTGGCCGCCGCCGTGCTCGCGCCGCCGTGGGGGCCGCCCCTGGCCATGCCCGGTCTGAAAATTGGCCCTTATAACTTTGTCCCTGTGCCTGACGGGGGAGTAGCCGAGGTAGACCTCCAGCAATACCGGGCCTGGGGCGTGCAATACGTTATCGCCAGCAGTTTTCATTATGCCCGTCCTCTGCGCGATAAAGCTCACCAGGCGCAACTGGCCGCCCGTATGCAGGCCCTGGATGAAAATGCCGCACTCATCGCCCTTTTTCAACCCTACGTGGCTGAATATGACGGCTTTTTTTACCATGACCAGGTTTTTGGCCCGGCCGATGATACCCTCTATCGCCGCCGGCCGGGGCCGATTATCAAAATTTATCGTTTGCCATAA